The Pecten maximus chromosome 12, xPecMax1.1, whole genome shotgun sequence genome includes a region encoding these proteins:
- the LOC117339893 gene encoding dual specificity protein phosphatase 1-like, with translation MRIIYSRDTVTANHLRVIFKMEVNLASGVTCNKVAEWLEDRASCRECVLMLDCRPFMAFNEGRIRNSLNVHCPPILKRRSGGFVALENIVPCSEKREMLKSGQFSTIVVYDNDTSDLTLSSKDSNLYSVLKSLRQQVENCPAVYIQGGFDEFSTSYPHLCDIQLQGSICRQTLCVNPSVPSSKMAFVQGEPVEILPYLYLGNSQHASQLELLERLGITSLINVSTSCRNHFEEKFMYMNIPIDDNDTADLAAWFPKSITFIDTIKEQSGKVLVHCHAGVSRSATICLAYLMFTAKIGLEVAFEHVQSRRSVISPNLNFMRQLKTYESELGVICLSNDSSVTPSSSGATSASSASSIGSSDSMCQEDMISSGSHPGFNFAQCPDREFSHQPKCMVTPSSFDFSFPCPPSAPLLSPS, from the exons ATGCGAATTATATACTCGAGGGATACAGTCACGGCAAACCATTTAAGGGTTATTTTCAAGATGGAAGTGAACCTTGCTAGTGGTGTTACGTGTAATAAGGTCGCAGAATGGCTGGAAGACCGAGCAAGCTGTCGGGAATGTGTTCTCATGTTAGACTGCCGTCCCTTCATGGCGTTCAACGAAGGGCGCATACGAAACTCATTGAACGTACACTGCCCTCCTATTCTGAAAAGGAGGTCTGGAGGATTTGTGGCTTTGGAGAATATTGTACCATGTTCAGAAAAAAGAGAAATGTTGAAATCTGGACAGTTTAGTACAATTGTAGTATATGATAACGACACATCCGATTTGACTCTGTCTTCCAAAGACTCGAATTTATATTCCGTCCTCAAAAGCCTTCGACAGCAAGTGGAAAATTGTCCAGCGGTCTACATTCAAg gtgggTTTGATGAGTTTAGCACCAGTTACCCTCACCTGTGTGATATCCAGCTGCAGGGGTCCATTTGTCGACAGACACTTTGTGTTAACCCAAGCGTACCTTCATCAAAGATGGCGTTTGTACAG GGGGAACCAGTTGAGATCCTTCCCTATCTTTATCTTGGAAACTCCCAGCATGCATCACAACTTGAACTGTTGGAGAGGCTTGGAATTACCTCCCTTATCAATGTCTCAACCTCATGCAGGAACCATTTTGAAGAGAAGTTTATGTATATGAACATTCCAATTGATGACAATGATACTGCAGATCTTGCGGCCTGGTTTCCCAAAAGCATTACTTTTATAG ACACAATTAAGGAGCAATCCGGAAAAGTACTCGTACACTGCCATGCGGGTGTAAGTCGCTCGGCAACCATCTGTCTCGCCTACCTCATGTTCACAGCCAAAATCGGACTCGAAGTAGCATTTGAACACGTGCAGTCTCGTCGCAGTGTGATTTCGCCAAATCTGAACTTCATGCGACAGTTAAAGACCTACGAAAGTGAATTAGGTGTGATTTGTTTATCTAATGATTCCTCTGTTACCCCATCCTCATCCGGAGCGACCTCAGCTTCATCAGCGTCCTCCATAGGCAGCTCCGATTCAATGTGTCAGGAAGATATGATCAGCTCCGGATCTCACCCAGGATTTAACTTTGCTCAGTGTCCCGACAGAGAGTTTTCCCATCAACCAAAATGTATGGTTACACCTAGTTCTTTTGACTTTTCGTTTCCATGTCCTCCAAGTGCACCTCTTCTCAGTCCAAGTTAA